A stretch of the Candidatus Jettenia sp. AMX2 genome encodes the following:
- a CDS encoding MoxR family ATPase translates to MKLRTKTTNQRELIKEKVGKIKSEVAKVIVGQEEMIEGIIIALLSDGHILLEGYPGLGKTMTVKTVARVLGAKFHRIQFTPDLIPGDITGFEIWDPATKKTKIQKGPVFTNLLLADEINRSPAKVQSALLEAMQEKQVTIGRETHSLEKLFLVLATQNPIEISGTYLLPEAEIDRFLFKLKVRYPSYDDERTITERQILDTETTVDTVLTQEEILSLRHTIIEWLPLYETSPIVKYITRLVRATRPENNNGELTNLVMYGASPRATIALAKASRVYAFLRGDDILEPEHVQKMAYPALRHRIILTHEAESEGIDPDDIIKKILHRVTRLE, encoded by the coding sequence ATGAAATTACGCACAAAAACAACAAACCAAAGAGAGCTTATTAAAGAAAAGGTTGGAAAGATAAAAAGCGAGGTTGCCAAGGTCATTGTCGGCCAGGAAGAAATGATAGAAGGTATTATTATTGCGCTTTTATCAGATGGCCATATCCTTTTGGAAGGCTATCCCGGATTAGGTAAAACGATGACTGTAAAGACAGTCGCTCGGGTACTGGGTGCAAAGTTTCATCGGATTCAGTTTACACCAGACCTCATTCCTGGTGATATTACCGGCTTTGAGATATGGGATCCTGCTACAAAAAAAACTAAAATTCAGAAAGGCCCCGTATTTACCAATTTATTACTTGCAGACGAAATTAATCGGTCTCCGGCAAAGGTACAAAGCGCACTTCTCGAAGCTATGCAGGAAAAGCAAGTAACGATAGGCCGCGAAACACATTCTCTGGAAAAACTATTCCTCGTATTGGCAACACAAAACCCCATCGAAATTTCCGGAACCTATTTATTACCCGAGGCCGAAATAGACCGTTTCCTGTTTAAATTAAAAGTGCGTTATCCCTCATATGATGATGAAAGAACGATTACCGAAAGACAAATTCTTGATACCGAAACAACCGTGGACACCGTCTTAACACAAGAAGAGATATTGTCATTGAGGCATACGATTATAGAATGGTTACCTTTGTATGAAACATCTCCTATTGTAAAATATATAACACGGCTTGTCAGGGCGACAAGGCCCGAAAATAATAACGGCGAATTAACAAATCTGGTAATGTATGGAGCATCGCCCAGGGCAACTATAGCCTTAGCAAAGGCATCACGTGTGTATGCCTTTCTTCGCGGAGACGACATCCTGGAACCAGAACACGTACAAAAAATGGCTTATCCCGCTCTCCGTCACAGAATAATCCTTACCCATGAAGCAGAATCCGAAGGTATCGACCCCGATGATATTATTAAAAAAATACTTCACCGGGTTACAAGGCTGGAATAA
- a CDS encoding DUF58 domain-containing protein, which yields MKKRIKLSLQRLLGNLFDGIFPSYLNAPHGLELDEIRQYQPGDDFRSIDWKTTARTGKLHVRIKLVDKRVTILFLVDKSRSGKFGSFINTKECLQSSVLLLLVHAASETGNEIGFITFTDRIETYIQPKTGEKEALKNVKNILQTRPTSYFTDLNNAFTFVNERPYIPSLVFILSDFLSPYNYEQSLKTLSYLHEVIPIIISDRTEISLPNKKGFLSVQDMETGITKVVDTSTALAKPAPYLFLFKKLNLDHLALSAEEDEEIWIKKVSEFFDQRIRRGRRRRR from the coding sequence ATGAAAAAAAGAATAAAACTTTCTTTACAACGATTACTTGGGAATTTATTTGACGGGATTTTTCCAAGTTATTTAAATGCCCCCCACGGACTGGAACTTGATGAAATCCGTCAGTATCAGCCCGGTGATGATTTCAGATCCATCGATTGGAAAACAACCGCAAGAACAGGGAAATTGCACGTACGCATAAAATTGGTTGATAAACGCGTAACGATTTTATTCCTGGTTGACAAAAGCCGGTCGGGAAAATTCGGGTCTTTCATAAACACAAAAGAATGCCTTCAATCAAGCGTCCTCCTGCTTCTGGTTCATGCTGCATCAGAAACAGGAAATGAAATAGGATTTATTACATTTACCGATAGAATAGAAACCTATATTCAACCCAAAACGGGTGAAAAAGAAGCGCTGAAAAATGTTAAAAATATTTTACAGACAAGACCAACCAGCTACTTCACTGATTTAAATAATGCGTTTACGTTTGTAAACGAAAGACCTTATATCCCATCGCTTGTCTTTATTCTGTCTGATTTTTTATCCCCTTACAATTACGAACAATCACTTAAAACCCTTTCCTATTTACATGAGGTAATACCCATCATTATCTCTGACAGAACGGAAATAAGCCTGCCAAATAAAAAGGGATTTCTGTCAGTTCAGGATATGGAAACAGGCATAACAAAAGTGGTGGATACTTCTACAGCACTGGCAAAACCAGCACCTTATCTGTTTTTATTTAAAAAATTAAATCTGGACCACCTTGCGTTATCTGCGGAAGAAGATGAAGAAATATGGATAAAAAAAGTATCGGAATTTTTTGACCAGCGTATAAGAAGAGGGAGAAGAAGGAGACGATGA